One region of Culex pipiens pallens isolate TS chromosome 2, TS_CPP_V2, whole genome shotgun sequence genomic DNA includes:
- the LOC120417932 gene encoding LOW QUALITY PROTEIN: ankyrin repeat and KH domain-containing protein CBG24701-like (The sequence of the model RefSeq protein was modified relative to this genomic sequence to represent the inferred CDS: deleted 2 bases in 1 codon) gives MFCLAGNQNQQVASGTLSPIEDDAVGNLNLVDAVQCGVRPKPEDLAGSASAAATLLHHAPGATGQVTAADGSQQQQPKFVFNVDAAAPNGRSAGVDSGERVRNAHEDSQKDQERQINVDSVTDSNHDTALPLACAGGHEELVELLISRDTNIKHNDKKGSIPLILAATAGHEKVVETLLRHGAKMEAQYERTKDTPLSLVCSGGRYEVVELLLDMNANRENRNVPDYTLLSLAASGGYVKIITLLLSHGVEINSQMGSNGSRPVGQGADVNVAPVHSLRDTVLTIAADKGQLNFVELLLSCGAAVEVKNKKGNSPLWIAANGGHLTSIPRTTQPPPQQTIAFIRENLHQLQSSSSSINNSISRTKRKVETPASTPTAKARARARTKSASSLIEQKRSHGTKIAKELKQVTSNMQTHKNLTALRTGPGQFESVSESVLKF, from the exons ATGTTTTGTTTGGCCGGCAACCAGAACCAGCAGGTGGCATCCGGGACGTTGTCGCCGATCGAGGACGACGCGGTTGGCAACTTGAACCTGGTGGACGCCGTGCAGTGTGGCGTTCGACCTAAACCAGAAGATCTCGCTGGATCAGCCTCAGCTGCAG CGACGCTCCTTCACCACGCGCCCGGCGCAACTGGCCAAGTAACGGCTGCGGACGgaagccagcagcagcaacccaAGTTTGTGTTCAACGTGGACGCAGCAGCTCCAAACGGGAGGTCCGCCGGCGTTGATTCCGGTGAACGCGTCCGGAATGCCCACGAAGATAGCCAAAAAGA CCAGGAGCGCCAAATTAACGTGGACTCGGTGACCGATTCCAACCACGATACCGCGTTGCCGCTGGCCTGTGCCGGTGGTCACGAAGAACTGGTCGAGTTGCTCATCAGTCGCGATACCAACATCAAACACAATGACAAGAAGGGCTCTATACCGTTGATCTTGGCCGCAACCGCAGGTCACGAGAAGGTCGTCGAAACGCTGCTCCGACATGGGGCGAAAATGGAGGCCCAGTACGAACGCACCAAGGACACTCCACTGTCGCTGGTCTGTTCCGGAGGACGGTATGAAGTGGTGGAGTTGCTGCTGGACATGAACGCCAACCGTGAAAACCGTAACGTGCCCGACTACACGCTTCTCAGTTTGGCCGCCAGCGGAGGTTACGTGAAAATCATCACGCTTCTGCTGAGTCATGGCGTTGAAATCAACTCTCAAATGGGCAGCAA TGGGTCGCGTCCTGTTGGACAAGGAGCTGACGTGAATGTGGCACCGGTTCACTCCTTACGAGACACAGTCCTCACGATAGCCGCTGACAAGGGTCAACTGAACTTTGTCGAGTTGCTTCTGTCCTGCGGTGCGGCCGTTGAGGTCAAGAACaaaaagggaaattctccactgTGGATCGCTGCCAACGGAGGCCACCTGACATCGATTCCCAGGACAACTCAACCACCCCCGCAACAAACAATCGCATTCATCCGAGAGAACCTCCACCAGCTTCAATCGTCGTCTAGCAGCATCAATAACAGCATCAGCAGGACAAAGAGGAAGGTGGAGACTCCGGCATCGACGCCAACAGCCAAGGCTCGTGCTCGAGCTCGGACG AAGTCCGCCAGCAGCCTGATCGAGCAAAAGCGAAGCCATGGCACGAAAATTGCCAAAG AACTTAAGCAAGTCACTTCGAACATGCAGACCCACAAGAACCTGACTGCGCTCCGGACCGGCCCCGGACAATTCGAATCGGTGTCAGAATCGGTGTTGAAATTCTAA